A genomic window from Solanum stenotomum isolate F172 chromosome 10, ASM1918654v1, whole genome shotgun sequence includes:
- the LOC125841400 gene encoding uncharacterized protein LOC125841400 isoform X1, whose amino-acid sequence MAASSPALSNQSADNAPSPAPAPAVPTATAAAFSSLPTTNASKNLRGLNKPKCIKCGNVARSRCPFQSCKSCCAKAQNPCHIHVLKGGSTLPDKIPASGSPVVDQQSTEASHAGSSHRAVSLRQLSTNFAQFNNLQTPLRSRRPLSRKDAQVINEWRFMQLKEYRDSNIAAENEAFDRYMQNIGLLEEVFGVSSAEDEKNEDGSTEDENEAMMNRVKLQLRSDPVRIENTRKRMQYVIDQGLRKVRKLEAGDNATDLNDLDALGKKKKAKTAEAEHVAAFTDLMDKLNKARNEEDLKVCWEMKSQLFNQPKKEKQAESEDAEASIEQSLKVSVPPAMPWGHSQPKWFSTVTIDDEELRRINEEFDSLEDIEEL is encoded by the exons ATGGCTGCATCGTCGCCTGCCCTAAGTAATCAGAGCGCCGATAACGCTCCGTCACCGGCACCTGCACCCGCCGTTCCCACCGCAACCGCTGCTGCCTTTTCCAGCCTTCCGACGACAAACGCATCAAAAAATCTCCGAGGTCTTAATAAGCCGAAGTGCATAAAGTGCGGCAATGTTGCTCGCTCAAG GTGTCCATTCCAGTCATGCAAAAGCTGCTGTGCGAAAGCGCAAAATCCCTGTCATATTCATG TTCTGAAAGGTGGTTCAACTCTTCCAGATAAGATACCAGCATCTGGGTCTCCTGTGGTGGACCAGCAGTCCACTGAAGCATCTCACGCTGG GAGCTCGCACAGAGCCGTTTCACTTCGTCAACTTTCCACCAATTTTGCACAGTTCAATAATTTGCAGACCCCACTAAGGTCGAGGAGGCCACTGAGCAGAAAG GATGCACAAGTCATAAACGAATGGAGGTTTATGCAGTTGAAGGAATACAGGGACAGCAACATTGCAGCTGAAAATGAAGCTTTTGATCGGTACATGCAGAATATTGGTCTCTTAGAAGAGGTGTTTGGAGTGAGTTCTGCAGAGGATGAGAAGAATGAGGATGGTTCGACAGAAGATGAGAATGAAGCAATGATGAACCGAGTGAAGTTACAGCTTAGGTCAGATCCAGTTAGAATAGAGAATACCAGAAAGAGAATGCAATATGTCATAGATCAGGGATTGAGGAAGGTGAGGAAGTTGGAGGCAGGTGACAATGCTACTGACCTTAATGATCTAGATGCACTTGGCAAAAAGAAAAAGGCCAAGACTGCTGAAGCTGAGCATGTTGCAGCATTCACTGATCTGATGGATAAGTTGAACAAAGCTCGAAATGAGGAAGACCTGAAAGTTTGCTGGGAGATGAAGTCCCAGCTATTTAACCAAcctaaaaaagaaaagcaagCAGAGTCAGAAGATGCAGAGGCATCCATTGAGCAGAGTTTGAAAGTTAGTGTCCCGCCAGCAATGCCATGGGGTCATTCTCAACCTAAGTGGTTTAGCACAGTTACTATTGATGATGAAGAACTTCGTCGAATTAATGAAGAGTTTGATTCACTTGAGGATATAGAAGAACTGTAA
- the LOC125841400 gene encoding uncharacterized protein LOC125841400 isoform X2: protein MAASSPALSNQSADNAPSPAPAPAVPTATAAAFSSLPTTNASKNLRGLNKPKCIKCGNVARSRCPFQSCKSCCAKAQNPCHIHVLKGGSTLPDKIPASGSPVVDQQSTEASHAGSHRAVSLRQLSTNFAQFNNLQTPLRSRRPLSRKDAQVINEWRFMQLKEYRDSNIAAENEAFDRYMQNIGLLEEVFGVSSAEDEKNEDGSTEDENEAMMNRVKLQLRSDPVRIENTRKRMQYVIDQGLRKVRKLEAGDNATDLNDLDALGKKKKAKTAEAEHVAAFTDLMDKLNKARNEEDLKVCWEMKSQLFNQPKKEKQAESEDAEASIEQSLKVSVPPAMPWGHSQPKWFSTVTIDDEELRRINEEFDSLEDIEEL, encoded by the exons ATGGCTGCATCGTCGCCTGCCCTAAGTAATCAGAGCGCCGATAACGCTCCGTCACCGGCACCTGCACCCGCCGTTCCCACCGCAACCGCTGCTGCCTTTTCCAGCCTTCCGACGACAAACGCATCAAAAAATCTCCGAGGTCTTAATAAGCCGAAGTGCATAAAGTGCGGCAATGTTGCTCGCTCAAG GTGTCCATTCCAGTCATGCAAAAGCTGCTGTGCGAAAGCGCAAAATCCCTGTCATATTCATG TTCTGAAAGGTGGTTCAACTCTTCCAGATAAGATACCAGCATCTGGGTCTCCTGTGGTGGACCAGCAGTCCACTGAAGCATCTCACGCTGG CTCGCACAGAGCCGTTTCACTTCGTCAACTTTCCACCAATTTTGCACAGTTCAATAATTTGCAGACCCCACTAAGGTCGAGGAGGCCACTGAGCAGAAAG GATGCACAAGTCATAAACGAATGGAGGTTTATGCAGTTGAAGGAATACAGGGACAGCAACATTGCAGCTGAAAATGAAGCTTTTGATCGGTACATGCAGAATATTGGTCTCTTAGAAGAGGTGTTTGGAGTGAGTTCTGCAGAGGATGAGAAGAATGAGGATGGTTCGACAGAAGATGAGAATGAAGCAATGATGAACCGAGTGAAGTTACAGCTTAGGTCAGATCCAGTTAGAATAGAGAATACCAGAAAGAGAATGCAATATGTCATAGATCAGGGATTGAGGAAGGTGAGGAAGTTGGAGGCAGGTGACAATGCTACTGACCTTAATGATCTAGATGCACTTGGCAAAAAGAAAAAGGCCAAGACTGCTGAAGCTGAGCATGTTGCAGCATTCACTGATCTGATGGATAAGTTGAACAAAGCTCGAAATGAGGAAGACCTGAAAGTTTGCTGGGAGATGAAGTCCCAGCTATTTAACCAAcctaaaaaagaaaagcaagCAGAGTCAGAAGATGCAGAGGCATCCATTGAGCAGAGTTTGAAAGTTAGTGTCCCGCCAGCAATGCCATGGGGTCATTCTCAACCTAAGTGGTTTAGCACAGTTACTATTGATGATGAAGAACTTCGTCGAATTAATGAAGAGTTTGATTCACTTGAGGATATAGAAGAACTGTAA